The Shewanella pealeana ATCC 700345 genome contains the following window.
AAGGATGAAAATGAAACCGTTAGCGAGTCATGGGCCTTCATGCCTTATGAGTTATTACCTAATATTAGAGAGCTAAAGGCAAATGTACCTACGGGCGTCCACTCTGTTTATGGCCTAGATAGTTCACCCGTTAGTTACGTTAAGACTGGTGCATCAGGCTTAGATAAAGCATGGGTCTTTGTTGGTATGCGACGTGGTGGTAAATCTTACTATGCATTTGATGTAACGACTCCAGACTCTCCTAGGTTTATGTGGAAGATTGATCCAGATAGCGCCGGAATGTCTGAGCTAGCACAAACTTGGTCTGAACCCGTAGTGACCCACATCCCAGGTTGGCCTGCAGGCAATACCGATCCGAGTAAAGCTAAACCCGTATTAATTTTTGGTGCGGGTTACTCGCCGTCAACCAAAGATGGCGCTAACGTAGGAATTCAAGACACTGAAGGTCGTGGAGTTTATATTGTTGATGCAGAAACTGGCACTTTAGTGCATACATTTGGGCCTGATTCATCATCAAGTGCGACTCAGATCCCAGGGATAACAGATAGTATTCCGAACTCAGTGGCAGTTTTAGACAGTAACAGCGATAAGTTAACCGATAGGATTTATGCATCAGATACTGGCGGCAATGTTTGGCGACTAGATTTACCAAGTGCTAACCCTAAAGATTCAACCAATCCTTGGACAGCATTTAAATTTGCTGATTTAGGAGGGAGTTCTTTAACAAGCGATAGACGCTTCTTTGCTGAGCCTGTTGTTGCTCAAACGGTTTTTACTAACTTAGCTGAAGTTGATGTGACTTATGATGGCACCACTACGACAGTAAAAACTTATCAGGACATACCTTATGATGCCGTAGCTATTGGGACAGGGCATAGGCCGCACCCTTCAGACAAGACTCGTCAGGATAAGCTATTTACTCTACAAGATCGTAATGTAGTAACACGATCTTTTAATGGAACCAATGGAAATACGGTTCCAGAGCCCATTACTTTGGTGGATCTTTATGATATCACGAGTAAAGCAGCCTCTACTGAATCGGAGGATATTACCTTTGGTAAGAAGTTTGGCTGGTATTATAGCCTAGGAGCGATTGGAGAGAAGAGTCTAGCCGGCGCATCGATTATTCAGGGACGGGTTTACTTTACTTCTTATGTACCCGGTGATACCTCTTCAACCAACCAATGTCTGATTGCTGGAATGGGCCGCCTATATTCTTTTGCTTTACATAAGGGGACTCGTACATATACGCAAGAGTATATTGAATTAGGGGAAAGAGTACCAGATACGCCTCCTCCTCTAATCCCAGAGGGAGATATCTATTTTCCCATTCCAGATGCTCCAAGATTACCTTGCGTTGAGGGAGACGTAAATTGTCCTAAACCACCAGATTGTCAAAATGGTGATGATAAGTGTGTTGGATCGGCTCTTGGGATTAACCGAATTTACTACCATGCAAATGACTAAGGTATTTTATGTTTAATGCTAAAGGTTTTACACTTATTGAGTTAATGATTACTGTTGCAATAATAGGGATCTTGGCATCAATCGCATACCCCTCTTATATCGACTATATTCTTCAAGCCGGACGTTCTGATGCGAAAGTGATACTACTAGAGGCAGCTAATAAACAAGAGCAGCTATATCTAGATAGTCGAACCTATACCGTGAATATGGCCACTTTGGGTTACTCTGCAAGCCCAGCTTTGAGTGAAAATGGTTACTATAAAATCAGTAGTGAAGTCCCTGAAAAAGGACAGTTTAAATTAACTGCTACGGCGACTGGCGATCATGCTTATAGAGACCAAGTCTGTAATACAATGACGATTAATGAGTCAGGAGTTAAGACACCATTGGAGTGTTGGTAATGAATAAAATCATATGTTGCTTGTCTTTAATATTGTTATCGAGTCCAACTGTGATGGCAAAGACAAAAGAGATGAAAGACTATAAATGCTTTCTTAAAACGACCACTGTAGATCAAATAGCCTTCTATTCATGGCCAGTTAATAAGTTACAGTTAAAGATAGCAAAGTTGCCCGCGAGAAAAGTACCAGACAGAAATGATGGTAAGCGAGCTTACATTAAGGAGGTTGTTGAGTGTGTAGGCTTACATGAAACATTTAATACGGCTGCGGGTAAAAAACTAGATAGTCTTACGGTGCGATAATCGCTTTATTTAAAGCAGTAATTTAATCTATTACTGCTTTTCGTTTAGCTACAGCTTGTAGCTGCTGATGAGAATCGACTTTTCCCCGCTCGACCTAATTCAATTGCTTTCGAATTAACATTGGTTTTATTCGTTGGGCAGTACGAAATAACACCAGAAGTAAAACTTCCAGTTATAAGACCGTCAGATGAAAAACTAACGGATTTTTCATCATAAGAAACAAAGTCCTTTGAATTAAAACCGTCTATAACTCTGATCACCTTATCGTCTATACCATTTGTGCTATCAAGTGTTCCAAGTACTCCATTATCGATAAAAACGCTAAAACCATTTTGCCAATCTGTTCCGCATGTTCCATCTCTCAATGGGCAAACTGTAACGGTAGAACCGTAACTTACAGCTTGGCTTCTAGCTAACTGTAATGATTGCTGTATATTTCTAATCGCTGAGTCACTACGGGAGTTTTCATAAAAAGAATTAAAAGAGGGCGCAGCGACGGTAATTAATATTGTCGCGACAGCTAAAGTCACCATTAGCTCGACAAGAGTGAAAGCGCTTATTCTTTTTTTATAGTCTTTCATGGCGATATCCTTTGCCTAATAACATATGCAAGTATATTACAAAGTGTACTAATTTTCAGCAGATAAATCGGGCTAAAAACGCGCCAATATATTGGCTTGTAGGCATTTTTGACTTTTTAATCTGTAAGAGTTTTAGAGTATCGTAAACGCCTCTATGAAATACTAATCGCAGCTGATGTCGTTTTTCTGTGAGAACCTCACTCTTCCCGATTGGCTAACAATGACGGCACGAGATTCTGAGTTATTGATTGTATCCGGGCAGTAACTCAAGGTTCCATTAGTACCAGAGGCGAGCCCATCGGGTAGGAACCTGATTGCCGGACGGTTGTATCCAACATAATCCTTAGTGTTAAAAGGGCCGACTTGATAAATAACTCGATCATTACCGTCAATTAAGTTGGGCTGACCTGAGTCGCTGAAAACGGTAATATTATTGCGCCAGTTTTCGCTGCAGCCTTGTGCGGTGATAGGGCAAACCGTCACTCTTGAGCCATAGGAAACGGCATGATTTCTTGCTAATTGTATCGATTGTTGAATTTTTCTTATGTTTGAGTCGGCACGTGCTTGGGCATAAAAAATCGTGAACGAGGGGACGGCTATGACTATTAGAATGGTCGCTACGACGAGAGTAACCATGAGTTCGATTAAGGTAAAACCTGTAGTTTTGTGGGGCATATTAACTCATCCTTGAGTTGTTTTAATATTTACATCCTGTAAATATTAGGAGGTGGGGGTAAAAGCAAAGTGTAGCTTACAGATATCTATTGTAAGTGTTCATTGATATATTGTTCTGTTATATGAAGACTGCGTTTACTTTTGTGCTATGCCATAAATCACTTTAGGCTTCATAGTTTTACTAGTGCGTGATAAGCTAGCGCGCAGCCAAATTGAGCCTTTCAGCAAGTTTTTAGGGAGTTTTACAATGAAAAAAGTCGAAGCCATTATTAAACCATTTAAGTTAGATGATGTGCGCGAATCACTTGCTGATATAGGTATTACTGGTATGACTGTTTCAGAAGTTAAAGGTTTTGGTCGCCAAAAAGGACATACCGAGCTTTATCGTGGCGCTGAGTATATGGTCGACTTTCTGCCTAAGGTCAAAATTGAGCTAGTGATCCAAGATGAGCTTTTAGAGCAGGCATTAGAAGTTATTGTTGATACCGCGCGTACAGGTAAAATTGGTGATGGAAAGATTTTTGTCACTGATATTGAACGTGTTATTCGTATTCGTACTGGTGAAGAGAACGAAGAAGCGGTATAGCGATTAACGACTTTTTCGCATTATCAGTTATGACAAATAATGCGAAAAAGTTAGAGTTGTACTAGAAGCAGTACAAGAAGTTGAGTTAAATCTAATTAAGCTCTTGGCTTGGCAGAAGAGTCTCTAATCACTGGCTCCGGCTGGAATATTTTAGCCAAGTCTGATTTTTCCTCTCTACGTTTCGCTATCAATAATTCAGTCGCAATATGCGCGATCTCCTCATTGGGCTGATGCACGGTCGTAAGTTTAGGCCATGTTTGGCGTGAAAATGGACTATCCTCGAAGCCTACAATTGAGATCTCAGCAGGAATATCCACTCCCTCTAATCGTGCTGCAAACAAAGCACCTGCAGCGATTTCATCGTTACAAGCGACAATGGCAGTTGGTCTAACGCTTTGATTCAATAATTGCTTTGCACCTTGAACCCCTGACTCGAAAGAGTATTTACCATCGATGATATGGTCTTGGTTAACAGAGATCTTGTTATCTTCTAGTGCTTGTTTAAATCCAGCTAAACGCTCTTTAGTTGATTCATGTTCATGATCGCCACTTAAGAAAGCGATATCTCGATGCCCCAAGTCGATAAGATGCTGAGTTATGGATATCGCACCGGATCTGTCATTGACCAAAACTGCTAATCCAGAGCCTTTGTCGGCTTTCTCGCCCGCGATAATGCGCACATAATTCGCGTCGATATTATCAAGGGCGGCCAAGATCACCGGATCTTCTGATAATGGTGGTGTAAGCACCAAGCCTGATAAACGGTTATGCTTAACTAACTTGGTTAGCTCTTCACAGATGTTCTCGGCTCTTGAGTTACAAGGGTGAATTAATAATTCGTAGCCCAGATCTTTGCATGCAGACAGGATACCGTTCTGCATATCGATGATGTAATAAGCATTTGGATTATCGTAAATAAAACCAATTACATAGGACTTAGTGCCAGCTAAGTTTCTTGCAGCTAAATTAGGCTGATAGTTCAGCTCGTTAATAGCTGCATTGACTTTATCTATCGTGGCCTGCTTTACCGATGGCTCATTATTGGTAACCCGTGACACTGTTTTAATCGATACGCCAGCATGTTTGGCAACATCATTTATGGTGACTTTCATTAAGCAATATTCTCGTTAGTTACACACTTTGTGCTGCCAAAAGATGGTAACACAAGATTAACAAACAGCGTGGCAAAGGTGCAATTTGTCCGGAAATTTAGCGATATAGTGCGAAGTTTTAGTCGATTTAGCAATGATAAGCGGTCAACTTTTTATGTTTTTTCACCCTAAAGCAAAAAAGTTCACTTATTGAGCAGCTTGTTTGTGCGTAGTTAACTTTCTGTATTTAAAAGGTAAATACGCGAGTGTTTTTGCGGAAATGTTATTGTATACGATTATTGTGAGTGTGTTGGTTATTTTGTTGTGGCGCGACTGTTAATAATTGTGTAATGTTTGCCCTAGACATGACAGCGTTGTCATTCCGCTTCTGGAATGGTTATGGATATAAAAAAAGATAATAAGTTATGGAAGGGAAACGAGATGCGACCATTAACCTTTAAGAAAAGTGTACTAGCTACAAATATCGCACTGCTGATGAGCGGGGCTTTGTCTGTTTCTGCTATGGCGGCAGAGGCTGATGCGAAAGCTGCAGCAGCAGACGAAAACATTGAGAAGATTGAAGTGCGCGGCATGCGAGCCTCAATGAAAGCCTCAATCAATGCCAAAAGATTCTCTGATTCAGTGGTTGATGCCGTAACTGCTGAAGATATTGGTAAGTTTCCCGATGGTGATGTAGGTGAATCACTAGGCCGTATTCCGGGTGTTGCCGTTAACCGTCAGTTTGGCCAAGGCCAGCAGGTTTCTATTCGAGGAGCATCGAGCCAGCTGACTCGAACTTTGCTTAATGGCCATTCAGTAGCATCGACGGGTTGGTACGACCAACAGGCCATCGACCGTAGCTTTAACTACTCTCTACTTCCGCCTGAAATGGTAGGCGCAATCGAAGTTTATAAGTCATCACAAGCGGATATTCCTGAAGGTGGTATCGGTGGTACGGTAATCGTTAAGACCCGTAAGCCACTAGACTTGGATGCAAACTCAGTATTTATCAGCGCTAAAGGCGACTATGGCACAATCTCTGAAGAGGTCGATCCTGAGCTTTCTGGTTTATACAGCTGGAAAAATGAAGATGAAAACTTCGGTTTCCTACTTTCAGCTGCAGCTTCAGAAACTAACTACCAGCGTAACGGAATTGAATCGCTAGTCGGTTGGGGGGATATCGTTCCTACAACGTTTGAGCAAGAGCGTGAGCGCACAGCAATTAACGGTGCATTACAATACCGCCCGACAGATAACCTAGAGTTTGGCTTGAATATCATGACGCTTGATATGAAAGCTAATAACGCCAATACCTCACTGTTTACCATGTTCCCTGATGATAAAGAAGCGGCTTGTGAGCAAACTAACGCATCGGGCACTTGTACCTTCTATCGTCGCGATGGCAAGGGCGAGAACCCAGGTTGGGCGCAAACTTGGGCTCGTAAAGCGAGCATGGATTCAAATACTTATGATTTGGATTTCAAATATGAAGCGGACAGCTACACCTTAGAAGGCCGAGTGGGTAACACTAAGTCTGAAGGTGGTACTGATATGACGGCTAACTACGGTTTCTGGTTAGGTCAGCCTGGTGATTATGCCGGAACTTATGATGCGACCGGTGAGCAGATAAAAATCGATATCGCCAATAAGTCATTTGACGCAGGAGATTTTGGTGGCCCACTTTCTCCGGCAGGTTGGTCTCTTAAGAAGCAGCCAAATTCAGATGAAGAGACTTACGCACAGTTCGACGTGACAGTCCCTGTTGATCTAGGCGCTATCACCTCATTTAAGACTGGTGTTCGTTGGGCAGACCATGACGTAAAGCAGGAAACTTTCCCCGCTATTGTTAACGCCGATGTGACGGCTAAAGATGCATCAGCTTACTATTCAGGAACAGTTTCTTCTGGTGCAGGCTTTACTCTACCTAAGCCAAACCTCGATGCAATGCTTGCAGATGCAAACGCGGCAATTAGTGGCTTTAGCAAAGAAGGTACTGTTTATAAGTCTGGTTACGGCACCATTACCGAAGAGAACTTAGCGCTATATTTAATGGCTAACTTCGAGTCAGATGGTGTTCGCGGTAACTTTGGTCTACGTTATATCTCAACCGATGCCTCTTCTGATTACTATAAGCTACAATCTGACGGTACTTATGCAGATAACTTGAGTACAAGAGATGCTAGCTACAATGATGTGTTACCAAGCGTAAACGTTGCCTTTGATGTTG
Protein-coding sequences here:
- a CDS encoding type IV pilin protein, which encodes MFNAKGFTLIELMITVAIIGILASIAYPSYIDYILQAGRSDAKVILLEAANKQEQLYLDSRTYTVNMATLGYSASPALSENGYYKISSEVPEKGQFKLTATATGDHAYRDQVCNTMTINESGVKTPLECW
- a CDS encoding TapY2 family type IVa secretion system protein → MNKIICCLSLILLSSPTVMAKTKEMKDYKCFLKTTTVDQIAFYSWPVNKLQLKIAKLPARKVPDRNDGKRAYIKEVVECVGLHETFNTAAGKKLDSLTVR
- a CDS encoding GspH/FimT family pseudopilin; this translates as MKDYKKRISAFTLVELMVTLAVATILITVAAPSFNSFYENSRSDSAIRNIQQSLQLARSQAVSYGSTVTVCPLRDGTCGTDWQNGFSVFIDNGVLGTLDSTNGIDDKVIRVIDGFNSKDFVSYDEKSVSFSSDGLITGSFTSGVISYCPTNKTNVNSKAIELGRAGKSRFSSAATSCS
- a CDS encoding GspH/FimT family pseudopilin, whose product is MPHKTTGFTLIELMVTLVVATILIVIAVPSFTIFYAQARADSNIRKIQQSIQLARNHAVSYGSRVTVCPITAQGCSENWRNNITVFSDSGQPNLIDGNDRVIYQVGPFNTKDYVGYNRPAIRFLPDGLASGTNGTLSYCPDTINNSESRAVIVSQSGRVRFSQKNDISCD
- a CDS encoding P-II family nitrogen regulator, giving the protein MKKVEAIIKPFKLDDVRESLADIGITGMTVSEVKGFGRQKGHTELYRGAEYMVDFLPKVKIELVIQDELLEQALEVIVDTARTGKIGDGKIFVTDIERVIRIRTGEENEEAV
- a CDS encoding LacI family DNA-binding transcriptional regulator, whose translation is MKVTINDVAKHAGVSIKTVSRVTNNEPSVKQATIDKVNAAINELNYQPNLAARNLAGTKSYVIGFIYDNPNAYYIIDMQNGILSACKDLGYELLIHPCNSRAENICEELTKLVKHNRLSGLVLTPPLSEDPVILAALDNIDANYVRIIAGEKADKGSGLAVLVNDRSGAISITQHLIDLGHRDIAFLSGDHEHESTKERLAGFKQALEDNKISVNQDHIIDGKYSFESGVQGAKQLLNQSVRPTAIVACNDEIAAGALFAARLEGVDIPAEISIVGFEDSPFSRQTWPKLTTVHQPNEEIAHIATELLIAKRREEKSDLAKIFQPEPVIRDSSAKPRA
- a CDS encoding TonB-dependent receptor translates to MRPLTFKKSVLATNIALLMSGALSVSAMAAEADAKAAAADENIEKIEVRGMRASMKASINAKRFSDSVVDAVTAEDIGKFPDGDVGESLGRIPGVAVNRQFGQGQQVSIRGASSQLTRTLLNGHSVASTGWYDQQAIDRSFNYSLLPPEMVGAIEVYKSSQADIPEGGIGGTVIVKTRKPLDLDANSVFISAKGDYGTISEEVDPELSGLYSWKNEDENFGFLLSAAASETNYQRNGIESLVGWGDIVPTTFEQERERTAINGALQYRPTDNLEFGLNIMTLDMKANNANTSLFTMFPDDKEAACEQTNASGTCTFYRRDGKGENPGWAQTWARKASMDSNTYDLDFKYEADSYTLEGRVGNTKSEGGTDMTANYGFWLGQPGDYAGTYDATGEQIKIDIANKSFDAGDFGGPLSPAGWSLKKQPNSDEETYAQFDVTVPVDLGAITSFKTGVRWADHDVKQETFPAIVNADVTAKDASAYYSGTVSSGAGFTLPKPNLDAMLADANAAISGFSKEGTVYKSGYGTITEENLALYLMANFESDGVRGNFGLRYISTDASSDYYKLQSDGTYADNLSTRDASYNDVLPSVNVAFDVAPDVIIRTSASQVISRPNYGDMFASSALAGYNDGTAGNEVVNTGNIALEPFKATQADLGVEWYFSPDGLVAATYFIKDISSFVTSNQILDQSIGIIDPDSGEDSWTKSTKKNGTGGQIQGVELQLQDSFENGLGYSANYTFADSDAPADNYPDEVSVFSDSSKHTVNLVGYYEMEDFSARVAYNWRSEYMIRELPGFYGNREHQDYGTVDLSANYNITDYLSVTFEVVNLLEEDSVQLGVAPDSAEVKPELKDGYPAWSFEGEARYKLGVALRF